A genomic window from Tolypothrix sp. PCC 7910 includes:
- a CDS encoding response regulator — translation MSQDKELEIQMQFLEEATDYLNTLEAVLLEIDTSNRIDLEKINGALRAAHSIKGGAGMMGFRTLSDLAHRLEDSFKVLKTRKNSLEIDTQLQSLLLSGVDWLRQIVELLSEGNAIEEQWLQTFCYPVFDELHERLGDPVPEDATTMLSPEDGQDIIPLLFETEVEGCLQRLEAVVADEQQPCLQEEVAIMAAELAGLGEMLQLPAFTQLCESVTHHLEAASPDQVEEITRLALQAWRRSQALVLTNQLDQLPTEIKLGDLASASAIQPANSLSSKQATIAEFFATDTAATHLLEPEIFSPDFVESEETEEAWPDEDDAIVAARFETLDIEFANDSPDTVEVAEPSLVTAREIPTTDYRFLERKGEPVANGKDREIQENTVRVPSKQLEQINDLFGELIIQRNGLNLQLERLRKLVRNLSQRVQGLERENQELRAAYDRISTQTFSASGMRSLADENHPTDGIETNFDVLEMDRYNELNLLSQEVMETIVQVQEVTTDVQLSVDDTDQIARKLNKTSKQLQTKLTQVRMRPLSDLVERFPRAIRDLNVEYGKNVQLKIEGGNTLIERSILEALNEPLMHLLRNAFDHGIEDPATRSSIGKLEQGLIEIKATHRRDRTIITIRDDGRGISLEKIRARALAMGLDASLLASASDEELLSLIFEPGFTTSDHVTALSGRGVGMDVVRSKLKQVRGDIKVDTELGVGTTFTLSVPFTLSVARVLLVESNRMLLAFPTDVVSEIFLLQNEQVFAIAGSEVINWQGTMLPLIRLSRHLEFNGPRYNSPDLETPPAINASCVLIVKSGNQPMAVQLDRCWGEQEVAIRQVEGNIPLPEGFSNCTILGDGRVVALVNANELLHTIATNQRTSRSNQLPSARLKTAFLISGEDKPAVASVVNQKSTILIVDDSINVRRFLALTLEKGGYQVEQAKDGQDALDKLQSGLQVQAVICDIEMPRLDGYGFLGRIKSHDDMKNIPIAMLTSRSSDKHRQLAMQLGARAYFSKPYNEQELLRTLHQIIYSNNGNGASNN, via the coding sequence ATGTCACAGGACAAAGAACTGGAAATCCAGATGCAATTTCTGGAAGAAGCCACTGATTACCTCAATACCTTAGAAGCGGTATTGCTGGAAATTGACACTAGTAATCGCATCGATTTAGAAAAGATTAACGGGGCACTGCGAGCCGCTCATTCCATTAAAGGTGGAGCGGGAATGATGGGATTTCGGACGTTGAGCGATTTAGCTCATCGTTTAGAAGATTCCTTTAAGGTCTTAAAAACGCGCAAAAATTCTTTAGAAATAGATACCCAGTTGCAAAGTTTATTGTTATCTGGGGTTGACTGGTTACGTCAAATAGTAGAGTTGCTCTCTGAAGGCAATGCAATTGAAGAGCAATGGTTACAAACTTTTTGTTATCCAGTATTTGATGAATTACACGAGCGATTGGGCGATCCTGTTCCAGAAGACGCTACAACTATGCTCTCCCCAGAGGATGGGCAAGATATCATACCCTTACTCTTTGAAACAGAAGTAGAAGGCTGTTTACAACGTTTAGAAGCCGTAGTGGCAGATGAACAGCAGCCTTGTTTGCAAGAAGAGGTGGCAATTATGGCAGCTGAACTAGCAGGCTTAGGAGAAATGCTCCAGTTGCCAGCTTTTACTCAGCTTTGTGAGTCAGTCACACATCATCTAGAAGCTGCTAGTCCAGATCAAGTAGAAGAAATTACTCGGTTGGCATTACAAGCATGGCGGCGATCGCAAGCTTTAGTATTGACAAATCAACTCGATCAGCTACCTACAGAAATCAAACTGGGTGATTTAGCGTCTGCGTCAGCTATTCAGCCAGCAAATAGTCTGTCATCCAAACAAGCAACAATTGCGGAATTTTTCGCTACAGATACAGCCGCAACCCACTTGTTAGAACCAGAAATCTTCTCACCAGATTTTGTGGAATCAGAAGAAACTGAGGAAGCTTGGCCCGACGAAGATGATGCGATCGTTGCTGCTAGATTTGAAACTTTAGATATTGAGTTTGCTAACGATTCCCCAGATACAGTTGAGGTTGCTGAGCCAAGCTTAGTCACTGCTAGAGAAATTCCCACCACAGATTACAGATTTCTCGAGCGTAAAGGCGAGCCAGTGGCTAACGGTAAAGACCGGGAAATTCAGGAAAATACAGTCCGAGTTCCCAGTAAGCAACTTGAGCAAATTAATGATTTGTTCGGGGAATTAATTATTCAGCGAAATGGGCTGAATTTGCAATTGGAAAGGCTGCGTAAACTCGTCCGCAATCTCAGCCAGCGTGTACAAGGGCTAGAGCGAGAAAACCAAGAATTACGCGCCGCCTACGACAGAATTTCTACCCAAACTTTCAGCGCTTCTGGGATGCGATCGCTGGCTGATGAAAACCATCCGACTGATGGCATCGAGACTAACTTTGATGTCCTAGAAATGGATCGCTATAACGAATTGAACCTGCTATCGCAGGAAGTTATGGAAACCATTGTTCAGGTACAAGAAGTTACCACTGATGTGCAGCTAAGTGTTGATGATACCGATCAAATTGCCCGGAAGCTGAACAAAACATCCAAGCAGTTACAAACAAAACTCACCCAAGTACGGATGCGCCCGCTATCAGATTTAGTCGAGCGTTTTCCTCGCGCTATCCGTGACTTGAATGTCGAGTATGGCAAAAATGTGCAGTTAAAAATTGAAGGTGGTAATACCTTAATTGAACGCAGCATTTTGGAAGCTTTAAATGAGCCTTTAATGCACCTGTTAAGAAATGCCTTCGATCATGGTATTGAAGATCCAGCTACCCGCAGCAGTATTGGGAAATTAGAACAAGGCTTAATTGAAATTAAAGCTACTCACCGTAGAGACCGGACAATTATTACTATCCGTGATGATGGTCGGGGTATTTCACTAGAAAAAATTCGCGCCCGTGCTTTAGCAATGGGGCTAGATGCTTCGCTATTGGCTAGTGCTAGCGATGAAGAACTGTTATCACTAATTTTTGAGCCAGGGTTTACCACCTCCGACCATGTTACTGCACTTTCCGGTCGTGGTGTGGGGATGGATGTGGTACGCAGCAAACTCAAACAAGTACGAGGCGATATCAAAGTTGATACCGAACTAGGTGTAGGGACTACTTTTACTCTATCCGTACCATTTACGCTCTCAGTCGCACGAGTGCTTTTGGTGGAAAGCAACCGAATGCTTTTAGCATTCCCGACAGATGTAGTTTCAGAAATCTTCCTATTGCAAAACGAACAGGTGTTTGCGATCGCTGGTAGCGAAGTGATCAATTGGCAAGGCACTATGCTGCCCTTAATTCGCCTGAGTAGACACTTAGAGTTTAATGGCCCCCGTTATAATAGCCCGGATTTAGAAACTCCCCCAGCTATCAATGCCAGTTGTGTATTAATTGTTAAAAGCGGCAATCAGCCAATGGCTGTACAACTAGACCGTTGTTGGGGTGAACAAGAAGTTGCTATTCGCCAAGTTGAGGGTAACATTCCTCTACCTGAAGGTTTTAGTAACTGTACAATTCTGGGTGATGGTCGGGTAGTCGCACTTGTCAATGCCAACGAATTACTGCATACAATTGCTACTAATCAGCGTACCTCCAGAAGTAATCAATTACCATCAGCTAGATTAAAAACTGCCTTTTTGATATCTGGTGAAGATAAACCAGCAGTAGCATCTGTTGTTAACCAAAAAAGCACGATTTTGATTGTCGATGATTCAATTAATGTTCGTCGCTTTTTAGCCTTGACTTTAGAAAAAGGTGGCTATCAAGTAGAACAAGCAAAAGATGGACAAGACGCTTTAGATAAACTTCAAAGTGGCTTACAAGTTCAAGCCGTAATTTGCGATATTGAAATGCCCCGTCTTGATGGTTACGGATTCTTAGGTCGGATTAAATCCCACGATGATATGAAAAATATTCCTATTGCTATGTTGACATCTCGTAGTAGCGATAAACATCGGCAACTAGCAATGCAGTTGGGTGCAAGAGCATATTTCTCTAAACCTTATAACGAACAAGAATTGCTCCGCACATTACACCAAATAATTTATTCTAATAATGGGAATGGGGCATCAAATAATTAA
- a CDS encoding molybdopterin-binding protein, with product MPRKEQGWVTFQTSEEERKILEEFCNQSQRTKTEILRELVRGLNKYSSPAVASPTQQDVIPNAYTPGIEISSSKKPLKVSSRNILKGVVKKVVTGAVNTEVTLEIVHKVELTSMITRVSAEELDLTEGAEAYAVIKSNDIVIARE from the coding sequence ATGCCTAGAAAAGAACAAGGATGGGTAACATTTCAAACCTCGGAAGAAGAACGCAAAATACTGGAAGAGTTCTGCAACCAATCTCAACGTACCAAGACGGAAATTTTAAGAGAATTAGTACGTGGGTTAAATAAATACTCTTCACCAGCGGTAGCGTCACCAACTCAGCAGGATGTTATACCTAATGCTTATACACCTGGAATAGAAATTAGTAGTTCAAAGAAACCTTTAAAAGTTAGCTCACGCAATATTCTCAAAGGCGTTGTCAAAAAGGTAGTTACTGGAGCAGTTAATACAGAGGTAACCCTAGAGATTGTTCACAAAGTAGAGCTAACTTCTATGATTACTAGAGTCTCAGCAGAAGAATTAGATCTAACTGAGGGAGCAGAAGCCTACGCAGTAATTAAATCCAACGATATTGTGATTGCTAGAGAATAA
- a CDS encoding Crp/Fnr family transcriptional regulator: MSSANLSYNSVLKEQIPHRLFTKREMIPPRNDILWRIERGAVRTLTWSEDGTFITLGYWGSGDLIGSPLSKVKPYQIECLTSVEVSIVPPHLWYQDVDALLSHIQQAEELLSIVHCKPMYLRLWQFLVWLSTKFGREVEEGTLIDLNATHQEMAEVLNTTRVTVTRLLQQFEEEGLLLRQKRQIILRLPNK; this comes from the coding sequence ATGTCTTCTGCCAATTTGTCATATAACTCTGTTCTCAAAGAACAAATACCTCATCGCTTATTTACAAAGCGCGAAATGATACCACCACGCAACGATATATTGTGGCGAATCGAACGTGGTGCTGTTCGCACTTTGACCTGGAGCGAAGATGGAACATTTATTACTTTAGGTTACTGGGGGTCTGGTGATTTGATCGGTTCTCCATTGTCTAAAGTTAAGCCTTACCAAATTGAATGTTTGACTAGCGTAGAAGTAAGTATTGTGCCACCTCATTTGTGGTATCAAGATGTGGATGCTTTACTTTCTCATATTCAACAGGCAGAAGAACTGTTAAGCATAGTGCATTGTAAACCGATGTATCTGCGGTTGTGGCAATTTTTAGTGTGGTTAAGCACAAAATTTGGTCGTGAGGTAGAAGAGGGTACACTAATAGACCTGAATGCCACCCATCAAGAAATGGCAGAGGTATTAAATACAACAAGAGTAACAGTAACGCGACTTTTACAGCAGTTTGAAGAGGAAGGATTGCTGTTACGTCAAAAACGTCAAATTATTTTGCGTTTACCAAACAAATGA
- a CDS encoding DUF427 domain-containing protein, with the protein MPKAIWNGATLAISDQTIVVEGNHYFPPDAINKQYFKESNTHTTCPWKGVASYYSVEVDGQVNQDAAWYYPSAKERAKNIEGYVAFWRGVKVEA; encoded by the coding sequence ATGCCGAAAGCAATTTGGAATGGAGCAACTCTAGCTATAAGCGATCAAACTATAGTTGTAGAAGGTAACCATTACTTTCCACCTGATGCTATTAACAAGCAATACTTTAAAGAAAGTAATACCCACACTACTTGTCCGTGGAAAGGCGTTGCTAGTTACTATAGTGTTGAAGTTGATGGGCAAGTCAATCAAGACGCAGCTTGGTACTATCCCAGCGCCAAGGAGAGAGCTAAAAATATTGAAGGCTATGTTGCCTTCTGGCGCGGTGTAAAAGTCGAAGCTTAG
- a CDS encoding DUF4090 family protein: MPAETNEVNQTTTGADAIDVAIAKGIDFDGSPIPTVKLELYNKVMALEANRQRSGVSNTMRSRIVRIGAKHIPQAELDTLLTEAGFAPLKEKEIAFFYGGK, translated from the coding sequence ATGCCTGCTGAAACTAATGAAGTAAATCAAACAACCACTGGTGCTGATGCTATTGACGTAGCGATCGCAAAGGGAATTGATTTTGATGGTTCTCCTATCCCTACTGTCAAGCTGGAACTTTATAACAAAGTCATGGCACTAGAGGCAAATAGACAGCGTAGCGGCGTATCGAACACTATGCGATCGCGGATTGTCAGAATTGGAGCAAAGCACATTCCCCAAGCAGAACTCGATACCTTGCTCACAGAAGCTGGTTTTGCACCTTTGAAAGAAAAAGAAATTGCCTTTTTTTACGGCGGTAAGTAG